GGAAGAGAACCTTCAACGAGAGAAAATGACGGAAGCCTTATATACTGATAATCTACAAGGATTCCGAGAAGAATTTATTGAGCTGCATCCTTATGATCAAGCCCTCTTTTATTCAAGTCTGGAGAAAGAACTTCGATCAAAGGTTTATCTGTTTCTGTCTCCAGAAGAAATGGCAACTATATTTGAACACATTGAAAATGAGGAAGCTGAATATGAAAACCTGCTTTCTGAAATGGTTCCAGCTTATGCAGCAGATATGCTTTCAGAAATGTATGCCGATGATGCAGCAGATGTTTTAAACGAACTGGGTCAGGAACAAGCAGGCAGCTACTTGACCATTATGAATCATGATTCGGCAGTCGAATTAAAAGAGTTATTGAGCTATGAAGAATACACAGCCGGCAGTATTATGACGACTGAATTCGTAGCTATTGAAGCCAATCAAACAGCGCGTTCTGCGATGTATATACTGAAAAAAGAAGCTCCGAAAGCGGAAATGATTTACTACCTTTATGTGATTGACACTCAGTCGAAGCTTGTTGGTGTCTTGACACTTCGTGATTTAATCGTTGCTGATGATGAAACAATGATTGCTGATATCATGCAAGATCGAATTCAATTTGTTTCAGTAACGGAAGATCAAGAAAATGTCGCACGTACTATGCGCGATTATAATTTCCTTGCAGTGCCTGTAGTTGATTTTGAACAGCGTCTGTTAGGGATTATTACAGTTGATGATATCATGGACGTTATGGAAGAAGAAGCTTCTGATGATTATTCAAAACTGGCTGGTGTATCAGATTTAGACCGTGTGGAAAAAAATTCGTTCACCGCTGCGAGTAAACGGCTTCCATGGCTGATTATCTTGTTATTCTTGGGCATGTTTACAGCTAGCCTAATCGGCAGATTCGAAGAAACGCTTAGTCAAAAAGCAATTCTAGCTGTCTTTATACCGCTTATCGGCGGGATGGCCGGAAATACCGGTACACAGGCTTTAGCTGTTGCAGTACGGGGGATTGCGACGGGTGATTTAGAAAATGAGAGTAAATGGAAACTAGTTATTCGCGAGGCAGGAACAGGATTAATTACAGGTTCTATTTGTGGTATTTTGATTACGGTTATTATCTTCTTTTGGCATCACGATTTACTGCTAGGTCTACTCGTTGGAATCTCCATATTTTTAACATTGATTATTGCAACATTGGCAGGATCATTGATTCCGCTTATGATGCATAAAATGAATATCGATCCAGCTGTAGCTTCCGGACCTTTTATTACGACGATTAATGACATTATTAGTATTTTAATATATTTCGGCTTAGCCACGTTGTTTATGAGTTATTTACTTTAGACGCATGTTGAAAGATGCTTTCCATGATTCCAAAGATTTGTTATACTTTTATTACTAGGTACTAATAACTCGTATCAATCAGGAGGACTAATTCATGACTCTTTCTTTACAAGGTAAGACATTTGTCGTTATGGGCGTTGCTAATAAACGCAGCATTGCTTGGGGAGTTGCCCGCTCCCTTCATGCATTTGGAGCTAAAATAATCTTTACATATGGCCGTGACCGGACAGAACGCAGCGTTCGGGAATTAGCAGCCACACTTGAAGACAATGCACTTGTTTTACAATGCGATGTTTCAAAGGATGAAGATATTGAAGCGTGTTTTGCTTCTATCAAGCAACAAGTGGGAATCATTCATGGGGTTGCACACTGTGTGGCGTTTGCCAATAAGGAAGAGCTCAATGGCGAGTATATGAATGTAACGCGTGAAGGATTCATGCTTGCTCATAACATAAGTTCTTATTCGTTAACGGCCGTAGCCAAAGCAGCAAAAGACCTTATGACTGAAGGCGGAAGTATTATTACGATGTCTTATCTTGGCGGAGAACGCGTATTGCCTAATTACAACATTATGGGAGTAGCTAAAGCATCGCTTGAAATGAGTGTCCGCTATCTGGCCAATGATCTAGGACCGTTAGGAATTCGCGTGAATTCAATCTCAGCTGGTCCTATACGTACATTATCAGCCAAAGGAGTCAGTGACTTTAATTCAATTCTCCATCAGATTGAAGAAGAAGCACCGCTTCGCAGAACAACTACACCAGAAGAAGTAGGCGATACAGCCGTATTCCTTTTCAGTGAGATGGCTAGAGGCATAACAGGTGAAAATCTGCATGTAGATTCCGGTTATCATATAATGGGATAAATGAAAAGCTCAAGAAGCCAAGAGTGGTTGGCTGTTCTTGAGCTTTTTTTATTCAAAAACAGGAGTTAACTTATCTTTTCCTGAGTTTTGAAGGGTTACGTTAATATCTATCGAATCAATGAGATCCTTTGTTAAGGGAATTCGCCCGTCCTTTTCGATTTTTTTCCATGTTTTATTATCCTCTCTGTATAGTATTTCGGATAAGTGAAATACATCAACCCCTTTACTTGCCCCGTATTTATAGCTGGTTTTGATTTCATTCTTTAATACTTTTTTAATTTCCTTCTCAAAGTCCTTCATCTTGGTTGGTTGTTTCACTAATTCAATATTCGCTTTTAGCCTTAATTTGATCTTGAATTTGACTTCATCGCCCCGAACGATAGGAATGACTTTTTCTTTTTTGTCATAAACCACCGCAGTAATTACTTTATCTGTACCTTTAAAAAGATCAATATTATCTCGCGTAAAGTCTTTAAATATGAGTCGGGTTCCGCCAATTTTATCTTTTGGAAATATTCCATAGTATTTCTTTTTTGATACCACAGCTACATCCTGAATTAATATATTCTTTCTCGATTCCTTTTCTCCAAACCATTGCTTAGTGATTTTTATAACAGGGAGTGCAGCTACATGACTTGGTTCATCAAGTCTAATGATGAGTTCTCTTAAATCAAGAGGCTGAATCAATGAACTCTGTTTAAAATTCCCCTCTGGGTCACTCAGCCTGGAGAAAGCCATTGAGACACTCTCTATGGGACCGATTTTCATCGCTTCTTTAAGCGGTTCTTTAGTTGCGTAATAAAAGATTCTATATCTTGTCTCACGGTAACGATCAAGAAAATCAGTAGCGGGTCTTAATAAGTCATTTTTTAACGCTTTTTCAGAAAAAATGATAAATGATAAATGGCCCCAATATATTCGCCGATCTGAGGTGTGGTACAAGTTGAAAATTGCTTCATCAAGTGTTTTTCCAGCAGCTCGGCCGACATCTACTCGATTTGGAATTGAACTTCCGCCTTCTGTTTTGGCTAAGCCGCTCATATTCATAATTTGTAAAAACACGACAATCTCACCATCTTTATAATCTATGCCCATACCAGTTGCGTACACAAGCCGCTCGGGTTCAGTAGTATCCCAACAGCCTGAAAGAATGAGGGTGCAAAGAATGATGGATAGGTATTTAACTGATTTTTTCACTGTTCACCGTCCCCCTGAGGCCTTTTATCGTCTGGAGAAAACATAGAAGGTCTGCTTTTAATTTGTTTAGCAGGCAGGCGAAGCATTTCTCTTAATAAGTTTTTGAAATTTAGATTAGCTGTAAAGTCCAAATAAGGAATTCCGAATGTCCTCATATTACTCAAATGAATCAAAATGAATAGAAGTGAAAAAAAATATCCAAATAAGCCTAAAAAGGAAGCAAATAAAATCGTAAACAGCCGGAGGACACTTATCGCTCCAATTAATGACTGATTAACCAAGGTAAAGGTAGCGACAATAGAACCGGAAATGA
The Peribacillus sp. FSL H8-0477 genome window above contains:
- the mgtE gene encoding magnesium transporter encodes the protein MTAPMEEENLQREKMTEALYTDNLQGFREEFIELHPYDQALFYSSLEKELRSKVYLFLSPEEMATIFEHIENEEAEYENLLSEMVPAYAADMLSEMYADDAADVLNELGQEQAGSYLTIMNHDSAVELKELLSYEEYTAGSIMTTEFVAIEANQTARSAMYILKKEAPKAEMIYYLYVIDTQSKLVGVLTLRDLIVADDETMIADIMQDRIQFVSVTEDQENVARTMRDYNFLAVPVVDFEQRLLGIITVDDIMDVMEEEASDDYSKLAGVSDLDRVEKNSFTAASKRLPWLIILLFLGMFTASLIGRFEETLSQKAILAVFIPLIGGMAGNTGTQALAVAVRGIATGDLENESKWKLVIREAGTGLITGSICGILITVIIFFWHHDLLLGLLVGISIFLTLIIATLAGSLIPLMMHKMNIDPAVASGPFITTINDIISILIYFGLATLFMSYLL
- a CDS encoding Ger(x)C family spore germination protein, with the translated sequence MKKSVKYLSIILCTLILSGCWDTTEPERLVYATGMGIDYKDGEIVVFLQIMNMSGLAKTEGGSSIPNRVDVGRAAGKTLDEAIFNLYHTSDRRIYWGHLSFIIFSEKALKNDLLRPATDFLDRYRETRYRIFYYATKEPLKEAMKIGPIESVSMAFSRLSDPEGNFKQSSLIQPLDLRELIIRLDEPSHVAALPVIKITKQWFGEKESRKNILIQDVAVVSKKKYYGIFPKDKIGGTRLIFKDFTRDNIDLFKGTDKVITAVVYDKKEKVIPIVRGDEVKFKIKLRLKANIELVKQPTKMKDFEKEIKKVLKNEIKTSYKYGASKGVDVFHLSEILYREDNKTWKKIEKDGRIPLTKDLIDSIDINVTLQNSGKDKLTPVFE
- the fabI gene encoding enoyl-ACP reductase FabI — encoded protein: MTLSLQGKTFVVMGVANKRSIAWGVARSLHAFGAKIIFTYGRDRTERSVRELAATLEDNALVLQCDVSKDEDIEACFASIKQQVGIIHGVAHCVAFANKEELNGEYMNVTREGFMLAHNISSYSLTAVAKAAKDLMTEGGSIITMSYLGGERVLPNYNIMGVAKASLEMSVRYLANDLGPLGIRVNSISAGPIRTLSAKGVSDFNSILHQIEEEAPLRRTTTPEEVGDTAVFLFSEMARGITGENLHVDSGYHIMG